From the Flavimarina sp. Hel_I_48 genome, one window contains:
- the fmt gene encoding methionyl-tRNA formyltransferase, which translates to MTDLRIVFMGTPDFAVASLRAIITSGANVVGVITAPDRPAGRGQKLSQSAVKVYAQKQNLPILQPVNLKSPDFLDALKDLNANLQVVVAFRMLPKEVWQMPALGTFNLHASLLPNYRGAAPINWAIINGEKTTGVTTFFIDEKIDTGAIIKQQEVSIGKGDNAGVLHDQLMEAGSTLILETLEDIKNGTVKTQPQPQTEKLNTAYKLDRENTRIDWNKPTSEIYDHIRGLSPYPVAWTSFTSDGKEQQMKIYAAQRSEPEESIDLDRKQLKVIDGCLFVGCSDGILEITRLQLAGKRKMSAKDLLNGYSFDKDAKVL; encoded by the coding sequence ATGACAGATTTACGAATCGTTTTTATGGGCACGCCAGACTTTGCCGTTGCCAGCCTCCGGGCCATTATTACCAGTGGCGCAAATGTAGTGGGCGTTATCACTGCGCCTGATCGCCCTGCGGGACGCGGACAGAAATTGAGCCAAAGCGCGGTAAAAGTGTACGCACAAAAGCAAAATCTGCCCATCTTGCAGCCTGTAAACCTAAAATCGCCCGATTTTCTAGATGCATTGAAGGACTTAAACGCAAATCTACAGGTGGTCGTGGCCTTTAGAATGTTACCAAAAGAAGTATGGCAAATGCCAGCGCTGGGAACCTTCAACCTACACGCATCGCTATTGCCCAATTATCGTGGGGCCGCCCCTATCAACTGGGCAATTATCAATGGGGAAAAGACCACGGGCGTCACTACTTTTTTTATTGACGAAAAAATAGATACCGGCGCGATTATCAAACAACAGGAAGTTAGCATAGGTAAAGGTGACAATGCCGGCGTTTTGCACGATCAATTGATGGAAGCAGGAAGTACCCTTATTCTTGAAACCCTGGAAGATATAAAGAACGGTACAGTAAAAACACAACCCCAGCCCCAAACGGAAAAACTGAATACCGCTTACAAGTTGGACCGGGAGAATACGCGCATTGACTGGAACAAACCCACCAGTGAAATTTACGACCACATTAGGGGACTCAGCCCCTATCCTGTGGCGTGGACGTCATTCACTAGTGATGGCAAAGAGCAACAGATGAAAATCTATGCAGCGCAAAGGAGCGAACCTGAGGAATCCATTGATCTTGATCGAAAACAACTCAAAGTCATTGATGGTTGTCTCTTTGTAGGCTGCTCAGACGGGATCTTGGAAATTACCCGATTACAACTTGCCGGGAAGCGAAAAATGAGCGCAAAGGATCTATTGAATGGATATTCTTTTGATAAAGATGCAAAAGTGCTGTGA
- the murA gene encoding UDP-N-acetylglucosamine 1-carboxyvinyltransferase, with the protein MGSFQIEGGHQLKGEIQPQGAKNEALQILCAVLLTPEEVKISNIPDIVDVNKLIMILGNLGVKIQKLGKGKYSFKSDALNLDYLESEQFKQEGSGLRGSIMIVGPLLARFGKGYIPRPGGDKIGRRRLDTHFEGMIKLGAKFRYNKEERFYGVEAPEGLKGAFMLLDEASVTGTANIVMAAVLAEGKTTIYNAACEPYLQQLCKMLNRMGANITGIGSNMLHIEGVEKLAGCEHTVLPDMIEIGSWIGLAAMTKSEITIKNVSWEDLGVIPTTFRKLGITLERKGDDIYIPAHKDGYQIETFIDGSFMTISDAPWPGFTPDLLSIVLVIATQAKGEVLIHQKMFESRLFFVDKLIDMGAKIILCDPHRATVIGHDFKSSLKATNMTSPDIRAGISLLIAALSAKGTSTINNIEQIDRGYENIDGRLRAIGAKIVRTS; encoded by the coding sequence ATGGGATCATTTCAAATAGAAGGAGGTCATCAACTTAAAGGTGAAATCCAGCCTCAGGGCGCAAAAAACGAGGCACTTCAAATTCTTTGTGCCGTCCTCCTTACTCCAGAAGAGGTAAAAATAAGCAACATTCCAGATATTGTTGATGTCAATAAACTCATCATGATACTGGGCAATCTTGGCGTTAAAATTCAGAAATTGGGCAAAGGGAAATATTCCTTTAAAAGCGATGCGCTCAATCTGGATTATCTGGAGAGCGAACAATTTAAACAGGAAGGTAGCGGCCTACGGGGATCTATTATGATCGTGGGGCCACTTTTGGCGCGTTTTGGCAAAGGCTATATTCCACGTCCTGGGGGTGATAAAATTGGTCGTAGACGTCTTGATACCCATTTTGAGGGTATGATCAAACTGGGCGCAAAATTCCGTTACAACAAAGAAGAGCGTTTTTATGGGGTGGAAGCACCAGAAGGCCTCAAAGGGGCTTTTATGTTGCTGGATGAAGCTTCGGTGACCGGTACCGCAAATATCGTTATGGCCGCCGTACTTGCCGAAGGAAAGACCACGATCTACAACGCCGCCTGCGAACCTTATCTTCAGCAATTGTGCAAAATGCTCAACCGCATGGGAGCCAATATCACAGGGATAGGTTCTAATATGCTTCATATTGAAGGTGTGGAAAAACTGGCAGGTTGTGAGCATACCGTACTTCCTGATATGATAGAAATAGGTTCATGGATAGGACTTGCCGCTATGACCAAAAGTGAAATTACCATAAAGAATGTGAGCTGGGAAGATCTGGGTGTCATTCCCACGACCTTCAGGAAACTGGGGATTACCTTAGAGCGGAAAGGGGATGATATTTATATTCCCGCACACAAAGACGGTTATCAGATCGAGACCTTTATTGATGGTTCTTTTATGACCATTAGTGATGCACCCTGGCCCGGTTTTACTCCAGATTTACTGAGTATCGTGCTGGTCATCGCAACCCAGGCCAAAGGGGAGGTGCTTATTCATCAAAAGATGTTTGAAAGCCGGCTTTTCTTTGTTGATAAATTGATTGATATGGGGGCAAAGATCATTCTTTGCGATCCACACCGCGCTACGGTCATAGGGCACGACTTTAAATCGAGCCTAAAAGCGACCAATATGACCTCACCAGACATACGTGCCGGTATTTCCTTATTGATTGCCGCACTGAGCGCAAAAGGAACTTCTACCATTAATAATATTGAGCAAATAGATCGCGGTTATGAGAATATAGACGGTCGTCTGCGGGCTATTGGGGCAAAGATTGTACGAACTTCATAA
- a CDS encoding START-like domain-containing protein, with protein sequence MEDKVKFEIEFPIQASPSLLYQYMSSPSGMSEWFADNVNSRGEYYTFIWNGSEEKAKLLGKKSGERIKFRWMEDVDNDDLFYFELRIVVDEITKDVSLIVTDFAEEDEVDEGKMFWENQIAELKHVIGST encoded by the coding sequence ATGGAAGATAAAGTAAAATTTGAAATTGAGTTTCCTATTCAAGCTTCACCTTCGCTGCTATATCAGTATATGTCAAGTCCTTCTGGGATGTCTGAGTGGTTTGCAGATAATGTGAATTCACGCGGGGAATATTATACATTTATATGGAATGGAAGTGAAGAAAAAGCCAAGCTGTTAGGTAAAAAAAGTGGAGAGCGCATAAAATTCCGCTGGATGGAAGATGTGGATAACGATGATCTCTTCTATTTTGAATTGCGTATTGTGGTTGATGAGATTACTAAAGACGTTTCATTGATAGTAACAGACTTTGCCGAAGAAGATGAAGTTGATGAAGGGAAGATGTTTTGGGAAAATCAGATAGCAGAATTGAAACATGTCATAGGTTCTACCTAG
- a CDS encoding YqgE/AlgH family protein, protein MITKKATKGKLLVAEPSILGDVSFNRSVILLANHDEQGSVGFILNKPSSHTLEDLVPEAASAMTVYNGGPVEQECLYFIHKVPDLIPNSVEIASGIYWGGDFNTVVELLRFHLITENDIRFFLGYSGWDGMQLDEELDSRSWIVVDNIHKKDIITRALPDFWRENMIELGGDYLLWSNAPENPVYN, encoded by the coding sequence ATGATAACAAAAAAGGCAACAAAAGGTAAATTGCTTGTGGCAGAACCTTCCATTTTAGGTGATGTCTCTTTCAATAGATCTGTTATTTTACTGGCAAACCATGATGAACAGGGGTCTGTGGGTTTTATATTGAACAAACCCTCATCCCACACCTTAGAAGATCTCGTACCGGAAGCGGCTTCTGCTATGACTGTTTATAATGGTGGCCCCGTAGAACAGGAATGCCTGTATTTTATTCATAAGGTACCAGACCTTATACCTAATAGTGTTGAAATAGCTTCTGGCATATACTGGGGCGGTGATTTTAATACAGTAGTGGAGCTTTTACGTTTTCACCTGATTACTGAAAATGATATTCGGTTTTTTCTGGGATATTCTGGATGGGACGGTATGCAGCTTGACGAAGAACTTGATTCCCGTTCCTGGATCGTTGTAGACAACATTCACAAAAAGGACATTATTACCAGAGCCCTACCTGATTTCTGGAGGGAAAATATGATAGAACTGGGCGGCGATTACTTATTATGGTCCAATGCTCCCGAAAATCCCGTTTACAATTAA
- a CDS encoding Crp/Fnr family transcriptional regulator → MFDILFKHLQKKVELTARDREHIPAFFEPKKIRRRQFLLNEGDYCRKLNFVSKGIIKSYALDEKGQEHISLLAWEGWWASDFSSFICEEKAKLSIEAIEDSELLLISKINYEKLLIEVPIMERYFRILYQNSLVTKDRRLLSSNAYNAEEKYIEFIEMYPSIAQRVPQTLIASYLGLTPETISRIKKNINRED, encoded by the coding sequence ATGTTTGATATTCTATTTAAACATCTTCAAAAGAAGGTCGAGTTGACAGCACGCGACCGGGAACATATTCCTGCATTTTTTGAGCCTAAAAAAATACGCAGAAGACAATTTTTACTCAATGAAGGTGACTATTGTAGAAAGTTGAATTTTGTTTCTAAAGGTATTATCAAATCTTATGCACTTGATGAGAAAGGACAGGAGCATATTAGTCTACTCGCGTGGGAAGGCTGGTGGGCATCAGACTTTAGCAGTTTTATTTGCGAAGAAAAAGCTAAACTTTCCATTGAGGCTATTGAGGATAGTGAACTACTATTGATTTCAAAAATCAACTATGAGAAGTTATTAATCGAAGTGCCCATCATGGAACGCTATTTTAGAATTTTATATCAGAATAGTTTGGTAACAAAAGATAGGAGGCTTCTAAGTTCAAACGCGTACAATGCAGAAGAAAAATATATAGAGTTTATTGAAATGTACCCCTCCATCGCGCAACGAGTGCCACAAACATTGATCGCATCCTATCTTGGCCTCACTCCGGAAACCATCAGCCGAATAAAGAAAAATATCAATAGAGAAGATTGA
- a CDS encoding alpha/beta fold hydrolase, whose product MNTMIKSMLILLKWIGKTLAGLIIIVLISGLCFRLFGSKPATPGKLVDVNGTELHITAEGKKNNLPTLILEAGAGSNTDMLHWIALGLKKKMRVIRYDREK is encoded by the coding sequence ATGAACACTATGATAAAATCAATGCTTATACTCCTAAAGTGGATTGGTAAAACTTTAGCTGGACTTATAATTATAGTATTGATTTCAGGATTGTGTTTCCGGTTATTTGGTTCAAAACCGGCCACCCCTGGAAAGCTGGTTGATGTAAATGGAACTGAACTTCATATAACGGCAGAAGGCAAAAAAAATAATTTACCCACGCTTATTCTGGAAGCAGGTGCTGGCAGTAATACAGATATGTTACATTGGATCGCTCTAGGATTAAAGAAAAAAATGAGAGTTATTCGTTATGATAGAGAAAAATGA
- a CDS encoding ATP-dependent DNA helicase RecQ produces MNLDPQQALVKFWGYEYFRPQQQEIISAVLAGKDAVALLPTGGGKSLCYQIPAVVREGIVLVVSPLLSLMRDQVMQLSNKGIKAMYIPGGTPYQELDTLLDNCIYGNYKLLYLSPERLQQELVIERIKQMNISLLAIDEAHCISQWGHDFRPAYRNIATFRQLIPEVNCLAVTATATPQVTADMLAQLELKEPQVFQTSFQRKNLAYLVLREEDKLYRLKRIFSSKKGSGIVYVRSRKTAHKYAAYLNANGIKAHFYHGGLANKERDTRFTDWMENTVQVMVATSAFGMGIDKADVQTVVHVELPESLESYFQEAGRAGRNGDRAGSIILYGPGDTQRLKNQFVKILPTVAMVRLVYKRLNSYFQISYGEGTQENFRFNFMNFCMTYDLNTLTTYNALQVLDRNSVLLLGQEFFRKASLQIKVSPVTLTYNLIKNPGIDLIIKTILRTYGGIFDQPLNIDHSAIAKKTNVSVAAVHDALLQLEKDDLVIYAHESFDTAITFLVPREDDHVINTIARNVKAQNKRKIEQVEAILYYVENDSICRSVQLLSYFGEKGSKPCGKCDICAKKSPKTTKNPSAIAEKITSILREQAMNSRSLCIKLPDFTEAEILLQLKNLLEEGQIELTQHNTYILKK; encoded by the coding sequence ATGAATTTAGATCCCCAGCAGGCACTGGTGAAATTTTGGGGCTATGAGTATTTTAGACCGCAGCAACAGGAAATTATCAGTGCGGTGCTGGCGGGCAAGGATGCGGTCGCGCTCCTTCCCACGGGCGGTGGCAAATCACTTTGTTATCAGATCCCGGCAGTCGTACGCGAAGGTATCGTATTAGTGGTTTCCCCGCTCCTTTCGCTCATGCGCGATCAGGTGATGCAACTGAGCAATAAAGGCATCAAGGCGATGTATATTCCCGGGGGAACACCCTACCAGGAACTTGACACCCTGTTGGATAATTGTATCTACGGAAACTACAAACTACTTTACCTCTCGCCAGAACGTTTGCAGCAGGAACTGGTGATAGAACGTATCAAACAGATGAACATATCCCTGCTCGCTATTGACGAGGCGCACTGCATCAGCCAGTGGGGACATGATTTTAGGCCGGCCTACCGCAATATCGCCACATTTAGACAGCTTATTCCAGAGGTGAACTGCCTCGCGGTCACCGCTACGGCTACCCCGCAGGTAACCGCAGACATGCTGGCGCAGCTGGAACTAAAAGAACCACAGGTATTTCAGACTTCTTTTCAGCGGAAAAACCTTGCTTATCTCGTATTGCGGGAAGAAGATAAATTGTATCGCTTAAAACGGATTTTCAGCAGTAAAAAAGGGTCGGGCATTGTTTATGTCCGCAGTCGGAAAACAGCACATAAATATGCCGCTTACCTCAACGCAAATGGTATCAAAGCCCATTTTTACCATGGCGGATTGGCGAACAAAGAGCGTGATACCCGCTTTACGGACTGGATGGAAAATACAGTGCAGGTCATGGTTGCCACCAGCGCCTTTGGGATGGGCATTGACAAGGCTGATGTACAAACGGTGGTTCATGTAGAATTGCCAGAAAGCCTTGAAAGTTATTTTCAGGAAGCTGGCAGGGCGGGCAGGAATGGAGATCGTGCCGGTAGTATTATTTTATATGGCCCGGGAGATACCCAGCGATTAAAAAACCAGTTTGTAAAAATATTACCAACTGTAGCTATGGTGCGCCTGGTGTATAAAAGGCTCAACAGTTATTTTCAGATATCCTACGGCGAAGGTACGCAAGAGAACTTTCGGTTTAATTTTATGAATTTCTGTATGACCTACGATCTCAACACCCTCACCACGTATAATGCGCTTCAGGTACTCGACCGTAATAGCGTACTACTGCTGGGTCAGGAATTTTTCAGGAAAGCGAGCTTACAAATCAAGGTCTCACCGGTAACATTGACCTATAATTTGATCAAAAATCCCGGTATTGACCTTATTATTAAAACAATTTTAAGAACCTACGGCGGCATCTTTGACCAGCCGTTGAATATAGATCATTCCGCAATCGCCAAAAAAACAAATGTAAGCGTGGCCGCGGTTCATGACGCGCTACTTCAGCTTGAAAAAGATGATCTGGTGATCTATGCGCATGAAAGTTTTGATACGGCAATTACCTTTTTAGTCCCCAGGGAAGACGATCATGTGATCAACACCATCGCCCGTAACGTAAAAGCACAAAACAAGCGGAAAATCGAACAGGTGGAAGCAATACTATATTATGTGGAAAATGACTCCATATGCCGTAGTGTACAATTGCTTTCCTATTTTGGCGAAAAAGGTTCAAAACCCTGCGGAAAATGTGATATTTGTGCCAAAAAATCACCCAAAACGACTAAAAATCCTTCCGCAATAGCGGAAAAAATAACCAGTATTTTAAGGGAACAAGCAATGAATTCACGTTCCCTTTGCATCAAATTACCCGATTTTACCGAAGCTGAAATCCTGCTTCAGCTAAAAAATTTACTTGAAGAAGGTCAGATTGAACTGACTCAACATAATACCTATATCCTAAAAAAATGA
- a CDS encoding HU family DNA-binding protein: MNKSDLIDAMAEDAGITKAAAKKGLESFLGNVEKSLKKGDRVSLVGFGSWSVSKRAAREGRNPQTGKTIQIKAKNVVKFKAGSELADAVN, encoded by the coding sequence ATGAACAAATCAGATTTAATTGATGCAATGGCAGAAGATGCTGGAATCACAAAAGCAGCGGCTAAAAAAGGACTTGAATCTTTTTTAGGCAATGTTGAAAAATCCCTTAAAAAAGGAGACCGTGTTTCTTTAGTAGGATTTGGCTCTTGGTCTGTATCTAAACGGGCAGCTCGTGAAGGAAGAAATCCTCAAACTGGCAAAACCATCCAAATCAAAGCGAAAAACGTAGTAAAGTTCAAAGCAGGATCTGAACTTGCGGATGCTGTAAATTAA
- a CDS encoding GNAT family N-acetyltransferase, whose amino-acid sequence MEYRKAQLKDLEPIAKLFNDYRVFYEQPSDLEGSINFLRERLTNSESEIFVCQDTDKQLVGFVQLYPIFSSTRMKKLWLLNDLFVDPSHRGKGISVELIECAKALSKKTNAAGLILETSKSNNIGNKLYPRTGFVLDKEHNYYSWEE is encoded by the coding sequence ATGGAATATAGAAAAGCGCAATTAAAGGACTTAGAACCAATTGCAAAATTATTCAATGATTATAGAGTCTTCTATGAACAACCTTCCGATTTAGAAGGTTCAATAAATTTTTTGAGAGAACGGTTGACAAATTCTGAGTCAGAAATCTTCGTTTGTCAAGATACTGATAAACAACTAGTGGGTTTTGTTCAATTATACCCAATATTTTCATCCACTAGAATGAAGAAACTTTGGCTACTGAATGATCTTTTCGTTGACCCAAGTCATCGGGGAAAGGGTATTTCTGTTGAACTTATAGAATGCGCCAAAGCACTTTCTAAAAAAACAAACGCCGCGGGTTTGATCCTAGAAACTTCAAAATCAAATAACATAGGAAATAAACTGTATCCACGAACTGGTTTTGTACTTGATAAAGAACATAATTATTACAGTTGGGAAGAATAA
- a CDS encoding DUF4290 domain-containing protein has protein sequence MIDQLEYNTEREKLIVPEYGRHLQKMVNQLREIKDREEQNKVAKSIIAVMGNLQPHLRDVPDFQHKLWDQLFIAAEFDLDVDSPYETPSKEKLEERPEPLEYPQNYPKYRFYGNNIKRMIDQAVQWEKGDKREALEFAIANHMKKCFLNWNKDTVDDDVIFKHLFELSGGEINMAKKEEDLKDANRLVRSRKSGKSNSNRKKSSNRGKKRY, from the coding sequence TTGATAGATCAGTTAGAATATAATACAGAACGGGAAAAACTTATTGTTCCCGAATATGGCCGTCACCTGCAAAAGATGGTCAACCAGTTGCGTGAGATCAAAGATCGCGAAGAGCAGAACAAAGTTGCAAAATCCATCATTGCGGTCATGGGAAACCTGCAGCCGCATTTGCGCGACGTTCCTGATTTTCAACATAAATTATGGGATCAGCTGTTTATCGCGGCAGAATTTGACCTTGATGTGGATTCACCCTACGAGACCCCATCAAAAGAAAAGCTGGAAGAACGCCCAGAGCCTTTAGAATATCCTCAAAATTACCCTAAATACCGCTTTTACGGCAACAATATCAAGAGGATGATTGACCAGGCCGTTCAATGGGAAAAGGGAGACAAGCGCGAGGCGCTTGAATTTGCCATTGCCAACCATATGAAAAAATGTTTCCTCAACTGGAACAAAGATACCGTTGATGATGACGTGATCTTTAAGCACCTTTTTGAACTGAGTGGCGGTGAGATTAATATGGCAAAAAAAGAGGAAGATCTCAAAGATGCCAATCGTCTGGTACGTTCAAGAAAAAGTGGAAAATCAAATTCCAACAGAAAAAAATCAAGCAACCGAGGTAAAAAACGCTACTAA
- a CDS encoding aminotransferase class IV, which yields MINLNGKLTENPVFSPYNRALLYGDAVFETIRCLNGKIIFWEDHYFRLMASMRILRMEIPMEFTMENLETEIKNTLDAEGLSNEAASVRLTVFRDEGGRYLPQKNTVSFYIFGQQLQDPFYLLNEEPYEVELYKDHYLNADMLSTLKTANKLIHVTGSIFASENGYDNCLLLNTKKSVAEALQGNLFLVKDNHIKTPPLEEGCLRGIIRKQVIDIIEKVEGIEIKEEAISPFELQKADELFITNTLMGIRPITKYRKKTYGNKISKNLLGKLNAKARLG from the coding sequence ATGATCAATTTGAACGGAAAATTAACCGAAAACCCCGTTTTTTCACCATATAACCGCGCTTTGCTCTATGGCGACGCAGTTTTTGAAACCATACGCTGCCTCAACGGAAAAATTATTTTCTGGGAAGATCATTATTTTAGGCTCATGGCTTCCATGCGTATCCTCAGGATGGAAATCCCCATGGAGTTTACCATGGAGAATCTTGAAACCGAAATCAAAAACACCCTTGATGCTGAAGGTTTGAGCAATGAAGCGGCGAGCGTGCGGCTTACCGTTTTCAGGGATGAGGGAGGCAGGTACCTTCCGCAAAAAAATACCGTATCTTTTTACATATTCGGTCAGCAGCTCCAGGATCCTTTTTACCTTTTAAACGAGGAGCCTTACGAAGTGGAACTCTACAAAGATCATTACCTCAACGCGGATATGCTTTCCACACTTAAAACCGCTAATAAGCTAATCCACGTGACAGGTAGTATTTTTGCCTCAGAAAATGGTTATGACAATTGTTTGTTGCTCAATACTAAAAAGAGTGTGGCAGAAGCATTGCAGGGAAACCTTTTTCTTGTAAAAGACAATCATATTAAAACCCCACCACTTGAAGAAGGCTGCCTTCGCGGAATCATAAGAAAGCAGGTCATCGATATTATTGAGAAAGTAGAGGGTATAGAAATCAAAGAGGAAGCAATTTCCCCATTTGAACTGCAAAAGGCAGATGAACTTTTTATTACCAATACATTAATGGGAATACGGCCCATAACAAAATACCGCAAGAAAACGTACGGGAATAAAATTTCAAAAAATTTATTGGGAAAATTAAATGCTAAAGCGCGGTTGGGCTAA
- a CDS encoding MepB family protein — translation MDKNLQQIKTEIYDKCAFEISEFRVEVESRAYGACRFQLNGLHILSRNAKTTPKKVGQFVTFWKRKENGPIEPFYEKDQIDFYVVNVRKDNHFGQFVFPKSLLMRKGIITTQQKEGKRAFRVYPDWDTVISKQAERTQKWELPYFYQINLLTDLQKVNELYNEKINPTSNKI, via the coding sequence ATGGACAAAAATCTGCAGCAAATTAAAACGGAAATTTATGACAAATGCGCATTTGAGATTTCTGAGTTTAGAGTTGAGGTTGAAAGTAGAGCATATGGCGCTTGTAGATTTCAACTTAACGGACTGCATATTTTGAGTAGAAATGCAAAAACAACCCCGAAAAAAGTGGGGCAATTTGTTACGTTTTGGAAACGAAAGGAGAATGGCCCCATTGAACCTTTTTATGAAAAAGACCAGATTGATTTTTATGTGGTCAACGTACGAAAGGATAACCATTTTGGACAGTTCGTTTTCCCAAAATCTTTGCTAATGCGGAAAGGGATTATAACTACTCAACAAAAAGAAGGGAAACGTGCATTCAGGGTTTATCCCGATTGGGATACTGTAATAAGTAAACAAGCAGAGCGGACTCAAAAATGGGAACTGCCTTATTTTTATCAAATCAACCTTTTAACTGATTTACAAAAAGTGAATGAATTGTATAATGAAAAAATAAATCCCACATCAAATAAAATATAA
- a CDS encoding ATP-binding protein, with product MINALAQSGYKTFDEISRQVIKEAQQDGIEQLFLTEPLLFSQKLLEGRIAQYNAAAEINDAFVIYDRGIPDIPAYMDYAGQKYTSVFTEACEKYVYDRVFALSPWEAIHEVDNERYEDFETATRLHDFLIKTYHQYGYMPIEVPQCSIEKRVDFIEKYLKR from the coding sequence TTGATAAATGCCCTTGCCCAGAGCGGTTATAAAACCTTTGATGAAATTTCGCGTCAGGTGATCAAAGAGGCGCAGCAGGATGGGATTGAGCAGCTTTTTCTAACTGAGCCGCTGCTTTTCAGCCAGAAACTGTTGGAAGGACGTATCGCCCAATACAACGCTGCCGCGGAAATAAACGATGCTTTTGTAATCTATGACCGCGGTATTCCAGACATTCCCGCATATATGGACTATGCCGGCCAAAAATATACTTCGGTATTTACAGAAGCCTGCGAAAAATACGTTTATGACCGTGTATTTGCACTTTCTCCCTGGGAGGCCATTCATGAAGTAGATAATGAGCGTTACGAAGATTTTGAGACCGCTACCAGATTGCACGATTTTTTGATAAAAACCTACCATCAGTATGGTTATATGCCCATAGAAGTACCACAGTGCAGTATAGAAAAACGGGTTGATTTTATAGAAAAGTATCTAAAAAGATGA
- a CDS encoding DUF493 family protein: MNTENNPEEFYGKLKGRLEETASWPSEYLFKFIVPSAKEKIKAIEDIFDNTGAVIKTKESRKGTYTSVSINVLMKDPDAVIAKYKQAAVVEGVVSL; this comes from the coding sequence ATGAATACAGAGAACAATCCAGAGGAATTTTACGGTAAGCTAAAGGGGCGCCTAGAAGAGACGGCTTCCTGGCCTTCTGAATACCTTTTTAAGTTTATAGTGCCTTCGGCCAAAGAAAAAATCAAGGCGATAGAAGATATTTTTGACAATACAGGGGCGGTAATCAAAACCAAGGAGTCCAGAAAAGGAACCTACACCAGCGTTTCCATAAACGTGCTCATGAAAGATCCTGACGCGGTCATCGCGAAGTACAAACAGGCAGCGGTGGTAGAAGGGGTGGTTTCCCTGTAA